The genomic DNA CCTCGAGGGCTACAAGCTCGCGCTCAAGCACCTCGATGAGATCGTCAAGATCATCCGCGCGTCGTCGAACCGCGACGAGGCGCGGGGGAAACTCATCACCAAGTTTGCCTTCACCGAGATCCAGGCGAACGCCATCCTTGACCTGCGCCTGTATCAGCTCACCGGCCTCGAGCGCGACAAGATCGACGAGGAGTACAAGGAGATCATCAAGAAGATCGCCTACTACAAGTCGATCCTCGCGAGCGACGAGCTCGTGCGCCAGCTCATCAAGGAAGACCTCGATGAGATTCATACCAAGTACGGCGACCCGCGCCGCACCGACATCGTCGAGGCCGAGGAGGACTTCGATGCCGAGGACCTCATCCCCGATGAGGCGTGCATTATCACGATCAGCCACGCCGGCTACATCAAGCGCGTGCCCGTCGGCACCTACCGCGCCCAGCGCCGCGGCGGCAAGGGCGTCGCCGGCATGGAAACGCGCGAGGAGGACTTTGTCGAGCACCTCTTCACCGCGACGACGCACGACTACATCCTCGTGTTCACCGAGCAGGGCCGCTGCTACTGGCTCAAGGTCTACGAGGTGCCGACCGGCGGCCGCACCTCGCGCGGCAAGGCGATCGTCAACCTCGTCAACATGACAAGCGACGAGAAGATCGCCGGCTTGATCCGCGTGCGCGACCTCGCGGCTGACCGGAGCATCCTCATGGCCACCGAGCGCGGCACGATCAAGAAGACGCACCTCGGCGAGTTCGCCAATCCCCGCGCGGGCGGCATCATCTCCATCAACGTTGATGAGGGCGACCGGCTCATTTCGATCAAGCTGACCTCCGGCCACGACGAGGTTGTCATCGTTACACGTCAGGGCATGTCGATCCGGTTCCCCGAGGGCGATGCCCGGCTCATGGGCCGCGCGACGCGCGGCGTGCGCGGCATCTCGCTCGGCAAGAAGAACGACGCCGTGATCGGCATGGAGATCGTCGATCCGCGCGCCTCGCTGCTCGTTGTGAGCGAGAAGGGCTACGGCAAGCGCACGTCGTTCGACGACTACCGCGTTCAGGCGCGCGGCGGCAAGGGCATCATCACCATGCGTACCACCGAGCGCAACGGCGTCGTCGTCGCCGCGCTCAGCGTGCGCGACAACGACGACCTCATGGTCATGACCGCCGCCGGGCAGACGATCCGCATGCCGGTCAAGGACATCCGCGTCATCGGCCGCGCCACCCAAGGCGTGCGCCTCATGAAGATCGAGGACGAGAACGAGATCAGCGACGTCGCCCGCATCATGTCCGACGAGGAAGACGGAGCGCGCAAACCGCGTACGCTTGCCGAAGCCGACGCCGAGTCCGCCGGCGAGGCGCCGGCCGCCGAAGACGAGGAGCCGGAAGACGAGGCGGACGAGACAGAGGCCGCTGACGAAGAAGAAGCCTCGGACGAAGAAGGCGAGGACAACGAGTAGCCGCGCGCAATGGAGGGCGGGCGCCCCCGCGCCTGCCGAAGCGCCGAAGGCGCCTCGCGCCGCCCGACAAGGCTGTCGGGACTGCCACGCGCGGTGATTCTGGACGGCGGGTGCAGAAGCGCCCGCCCTGCCATGCCGCCGCGCCAGCCGCGCCCCACTCATTCTTGCCCACCGAGCCGGGAACTTCACGACCATCCTTATCTGTTGAGTCATCAAAGGGCATTTGCAGTGGGCGGATGCTCTTGTGCTCCGACGGATGTGATCCAGGAGGTCGTGGCCATGTATGAGCAACCCAGACAGAAGACGGAGAAGACCGCGTCGGTCGTCTCGCTGCTGATCCGGCTTGTCGTGGGCGTTGTGCTGCTGTTTGCCGGGATCAACAAGCTCATCACGATCATCGGCGGCACGGTCGGCTACGGCACGTTCATTCAGAACTTCGTAGACGGCGTCAAGGGCACGTGGGCGTACAACTGGCCGTTCCGCGCGTTCATGTACGCGTTCTTCGCCCTGTTGCCGTGGCTCGAGACGGGGCTGGGACTCACCATCTGCATCGGCTACAAGACGCGCATCGTGCTCATCGCCGCCGCCGTGCTGCTCGGCCACCTCATGTTCGGCATGATCCTCCAGGGCAACCACGTCGTCGTCGCCAACAACAGCCAGTACGTCGTCTACGCCGCCATCGCCTACTACTTCGCCACCCAAGGCAACCGCTACTCCCTCGACGCCCTGCTGAGGAAGTCATAACCACGGGGACTGCTGGCCTCCTGATGTAGGGCGGCCGCCCCCGCGGCCGCCGTTCTCTGTCCCAGTGTCCCCGTGGTGAATAATCCTCTTCTCCGTCATTGCCGAACACCTTCCGCCCAGCTACAATGCGCATACCTGAAGCGCATTCACGTGTTGCGCACCGCTTATTGCGCAATCGCTTCCGAGGTGGCCCGTGGCAGACCAACGCATCTTCGTCGGCCGCAAAGCCGAACTCAAACGCTTCGACGAGATCCTCCGCGACCCCGCCGGCCAAGCCATCCTCGTCGTCGGCCAACAAGGCATGGGCAAGACGTGGCTCGTCGAGGAGATGGCCCGGCGCGCCATCGAACGGGGCCCAGCCTTGGGACTCAAGTGCGGCTGTGTCAAGTACCATGTTGCCCAGACCGACTCGGTCGACTCCACGATGGAACTCATGATCGAGGACGCCTATGCTGCGGCGCTGAAGAACCCGAGGCCCTGGGACGCGGCGAATCCCAACATCCCACAGTGGAAAGCCCTCTTCAGCGCCCTGGGCCTTCTGAGCCCCCGTCTTGAGAAGCTGGGCGAGCTGGCGCTGAGCCTCAGGCGGCAGGAGAGCCGAGAGACGCGTCAGCAGTTCATTGAGCGGCTCACTCTGATCTCGAAGCGGATGAAGGATGACCAACGGGCGTTGTTCATAGTCGATTCGGACAAGTACATGCCTGATAACAGCGACCAGGCGTGGCGCATCGTTGTTGAGCAACTCCCTGACAAGGTCAAGCTCGTATTCGCCCAGCGGCCCGACGATGCTCTGGCGAGCAGCCGCGACTTCCTCGCGCTACCCAACATCCTGCGGGTTCCTCGAGAGGACCTCCATGTGCTCGACGAGGAAGCGGTCGAGAACTTGATAGACATCTACGCAAGGAATCCGGGCATGCCCGCCGTCGACGAGCTTCGCCATGCGGTCGCGCGATACAACGGCCATCCATATGCGGTGCCGGCAGCTCTCAACCTGATTGCCGACGGTGTGGCGATCGAGGAGCTCCCAGCGGACCCGACAAAGGAGAAGATCGCCGAAGCCCAATGGCAGCGTATTCGCGACCGAAAGAAGGATGCGATCCCGCTGTTCGAGGCATACG from Verrucomicrobiota bacterium includes the following:
- a CDS encoding DNA gyrase subunit A, which gives rise to TFGAILLALDHGQPRVMALKELFETYVQHRREVILRRTAHDLKKAEARAHILEGYKLALKHLDEIVKIIRASSNRDEARGKLITKFAFTEIQANAILDLRLYQLTGLERDKIDEEYKEIIKKIAYYKSILASDELVRQLIKEDLDEIHTKYGDPRRTDIVEAEEDFDAEDLIPDEACIITISHAGYIKRVPVGTYRAQRRGGKGVAGMETREEDFVEHLFTATTHDYILVFTEQGRCYWLKVYEVPTGGRTSRGKAIVNLVNMTSDEKIAGLIRVRDLAADRSILMATERGTIKKTHLGEFANPRAGGIISINVDEGDRLISIKLTSGHDEVVIVTRQGMSIRFPEGDARLMGRATRGVRGISLGKKNDAVIGMEIVDPRASLLVVSEKGYGKRTSFDDYRVQARGGKGIITMRTTERNGVVVAALSVRDNDDLMVMTAAGQTIRMPVKDIRVIGRATQGVRLMKIEDENEISDVARIMSDEEDGARKPRTLAEADAESAGEAPAAEDEEPEDEADETEAADEEEASDEEGEDNE
- a CDS encoding DoxX family protein, which translates into the protein MYEQPRQKTEKTASVVSLLIRLVVGVVLLFAGINKLITIIGGTVGYGTFIQNFVDGVKGTWAYNWPFRAFMYAFFALLPWLETGLGLTICIGYKTRIVLIAAAVLLGHLMFGMILQGNHVVVANNSQYVVYAAIAYYFATQGNRYSLDALLRKS